From Candidatus Pedobacter colombiensis, one genomic window encodes:
- a CDS encoding DUF805 domain-containing protein gives MFKNPFSFEGRIRRLEYGLSYLIYIAAAIFIGFILGSLGFEKESMNMLLFLLLLPAIYFLIAQGAKRCHDRGNSGWWQLIPFYALVMIFGEGDPFENEYGQNPKDSDNEFVDPFAVNDQD, from the coding sequence ATGTTTAAAAATCCTTTTTCATTTGAAGGTCGTATCCGCAGATTGGAGTATGGCCTTAGTTATTTAATTTATATTGCTGCAGCTATTTTTATTGGTTTTATTCTTGGATCACTAGGTTTTGAGAAAGAATCCATGAATATGCTTTTATTTTTATTGCTGTTGCCTGCTATCTATTTTTTGATTGCTCAAGGCGCTAAAAGGTGTCATGACAGAGGTAATAGCGGTTGGTGGCAACTGATTCCATTCTATGCTCTTGTAATGATATTTGGCGAAGGTGATCCATTTGAGAATGAATATGGTCAGAATCCTAAAGATTCAGATAACGAATTTGTAGACCCTTTTGCTGTTAATGATCAAGATTAG
- a CDS encoding BamA/TamA family outer membrane protein, with protein sequence MLLVTLVAGLQYTYSQAKPSVDSLKTNTLRNDTTKTQYDIGDLFSSIFHPKSKPNPFKKKSPVTIIPNFAYNPSIGAQIGIKAVAGKVLGKEKNTLMSIAATSASITTKGIIYFYLNHNVYTPGNKWNLQGSLVAAKTVVPDFGLGIGNASYASEADFILTNPDRKPYVLHAIYYSFREKIYKQIEKSLFVGAGVSFDIRRKIEDRLNTSDLTPYNIYSDRYGFNRDHYQTNGLFLNVQYTTRDNQNRAYKGIYADVGIRANQTWMGSSKNSVQITTDFRKYWSLSDENPEHVLAFWNWGSYLVGGALPYLELPGTGRDTYFRSGRGYTVTYFKGPKYFYSELEYRFPITTNKFLSGVTFFNIQTANDDLGTKLFQKWQPAGGAGLRVLFNKATRTNLCMDYAFGNYGSKGFFLGLTEVF encoded by the coding sequence ATGCTATTAGTAACCCTGGTAGCAGGATTACAGTACACTTATAGTCAAGCTAAGCCTTCTGTCGATTCCCTAAAAACGAATACTTTAAGAAACGATACCACAAAAACACAATATGATATTGGAGATTTATTTTCAAGCATTTTTCATCCAAAAAGCAAGCCTAATCCCTTTAAAAAAAAGTCGCCTGTTACCATTATACCCAATTTTGCTTACAACCCAAGTATTGGTGCGCAGATTGGCATAAAAGCCGTAGCCGGTAAGGTATTGGGCAAAGAAAAAAATACACTAATGTCAATTGCAGCTACATCAGCATCTATAACCACAAAGGGCATCATTTACTTTTACCTGAATCATAATGTTTACACCCCAGGCAATAAATGGAACCTCCAGGGAAGCTTAGTAGCAGCAAAGACCGTTGTACCTGATTTTGGATTGGGAATTGGGAATGCTTCCTATGCTAGTGAAGCCGACTTCATACTCACCAACCCAGATCGTAAACCTTATGTGCTCCATGCTATATATTACAGTTTCAGAGAAAAGATCTATAAGCAAATTGAGAAGAGCCTCTTTGTTGGAGCTGGCGTATCCTTCGATATTAGAAGAAAAATTGAGGACCGCTTAAATACAAGTGACTTAACGCCCTACAACATTTACAGTGACCGATATGGGTTTAACAGGGATCATTACCAGACCAACGGTTTATTTTTAAATGTACAATATACCACGCGCGACAACCAGAACCGTGCTTACAAAGGTATATATGCTGATGTTGGCATCCGAGCAAACCAAACCTGGATGGGAAGTTCAAAGAATTCGGTACAAATTACTACGGATTTCAGAAAATATTGGAGCCTCTCTGATGAGAATCCTGAACATGTTTTGGCTTTTTGGAACTGGGGTTCTTATTTGGTTGGTGGTGCCCTACCCTATCTGGAATTACCCGGAACGGGAAGAGACACTTACTTTCGTAGCGGAAGGGGTTATACCGTAACATACTTTAAAGGTCCAAAGTATTTTTACTCGGAATTGGAATACAGATTCCCAATCACAACAAACAAATTTCTTAGTGGGGTTACATTTTTCAATATCCAAACAGCAAATGATGATCTGGGCACTAAATTATTTCAGAAATGGCAGCCAGCCGGAGGTGCGGGTTTACGTGTACTCTTCAACAAAGCTACCAGAACCAATTTATGCATGGATTATGCCTTCGGAAATTATGGATCTAAGGGATTCTTTCTGGGTTTAACGGAAGTCTTCTAA
- a CDS encoding ATP-binding cassette domain-containing protein: protein MQELYVDSVAHRYGERTILSSVYLNCQIGEVIGLLGRNGSGKSTLLKIIFGSIRPDYIYMKLNGQPVKRAYLTGQLAYLPQSYFVPAHLKIKQLVELYTNKYKADLLTQEVISTNLNRPIGNLSGGQRRVVECLLVLYSDSDFVLLDEPFSQLAPLIIEEMQMHILKFKSQKGIILTDHYYRQILSTSTRIVLLHNGCNYKINTIEDLQLHGYINSQ, encoded by the coding sequence ATGCAAGAGCTTTATGTAGACAGCGTGGCACATCGCTATGGAGAGCGTACCATACTTAGCAGTGTGTACCTTAATTGTCAGATTGGTGAAGTAATCGGATTACTGGGCAGAAATGGCTCTGGGAAATCTACCCTCTTAAAAATCATATTTGGAAGTATTCGTCCCGATTACATCTATATGAAATTGAACGGACAACCGGTTAAAAGAGCATACCTCACCGGCCAGCTTGCTTACCTCCCACAAAGCTACTTTGTTCCCGCACATTTAAAGATAAAACAACTGGTTGAGCTATATACCAATAAGTACAAAGCCGACCTCCTGACTCAGGAAGTCATTTCCACTAACCTTAACAGGCCCATTGGCAATTTATCTGGCGGACAAAGACGCGTGGTAGAATGTTTGTTAGTTCTCTATAGCGATAGCGATTTTGTGCTACTCGATGAACCCTTTTCACAACTGGCACCGCTTATTATTGAAGAAATGCAAATGCACATCCTGAAATTCAAATCACAGAAAGGGATCATCTTAACCGACCATTATTACCGCCAAATTCTTAGTACCTCTACTCGCATTGTTTTGCTTCATAACGGCTGCAATTACAAGATCAATACCATTGAAGATCTACAACTGCATGGCTACATAAATTCCCAATAA
- a CDS encoding DUF417 family protein yields the protein MKLYIYTFIVRLTFGMSLVTLSFLITTKETWVPDLGGPNHGFPYLSAAGRLVIKDVIMMAGGLLCASDSASRILKKTQS from the coding sequence GTGAAACTGTATATATACACTTTCATAGTGCGATTAACCTTTGGGATGTCGCTGGTTACACTTAGCTTCCTGATTACGACAAAAGAAACCTGGGTTCCGGATTTAGGTGGACCAAATCACGGTTTCCCATACCTGTCAGCAGCTGGCCGTTTGGTGATAAAAGATGTGATTATGATGGCTGGCGGATTATTATGTGCTTCTGATAGTGCTTCCAGAATTCTTAAGAAGACACAATCTTAA
- a CDS encoding endonuclease/exonuclease/phosphatase family protein, with protein MKKYIILLLIFISFSVYSQNVTVCSWNIQNFGKSKNDAALTYIAKVVNKFDVIAIQEVVAGYGGSQAVARLADELNRMGSKWDYVISDPTSSTGNSKERYAYVWNTAKVKKNGRAWLEETYGLLIEREPYYCRFTVGRKTFTMANFHAVPKSKQPETEIKYFKFLPDLYPSDNIIFCGDFNLPQSHSVFNPLWKSGHISALKGQKTSLKQKCINGNCLASEYDNFYFKAAGINVLRAGIVHFYQDFEDLKTARSISDHVPIYMQFSLDVIAK; from the coding sequence TTGAAAAAGTATATCATTCTCCTGCTTATTTTCATAAGCTTTTCTGTTTATTCCCAAAATGTAACCGTTTGTTCCTGGAACATACAAAATTTTGGTAAATCCAAAAATGATGCTGCGCTAACTTACATTGCAAAAGTTGTCAATAAATTTGATGTGATAGCGATTCAGGAAGTTGTGGCAGGCTATGGAGGTAGTCAGGCTGTAGCCAGACTGGCTGATGAGTTAAACCGCATGGGCAGCAAGTGGGATTATGTGATCAGTGATCCTACCTCAAGTACAGGCAATTCAAAAGAGCGTTATGCGTATGTCTGGAATACGGCTAAAGTCAAAAAAAATGGCAGAGCATGGCTGGAAGAAACCTACGGGCTTTTGATTGAAAGAGAACCCTATTATTGCAGGTTTACCGTTGGGCGTAAGACGTTTACGATGGCTAACTTTCATGCGGTTCCCAAGTCAAAGCAACCTGAAACGGAGATTAAATATTTTAAGTTCCTACCGGATCTTTATCCAAGCGATAACATTATTTTTTGTGGAGATTTTAACCTTCCACAGTCTCATAGTGTGTTTAATCCATTATGGAAAAGCGGACATATTTCAGCTCTTAAAGGTCAGAAAACCTCATTAAAGCAAAAATGTATTAATGGTAATTGTCTGGCTTCTGAGTATGATAATTTCTATTTCAAAGCCGCAGGCATAAATGTGCTAAGGGCGGGGATAGTTCATTTTTATCAGGACTTCGAAGATCTTAAGACTGCAAGGTCAATCTCAGATCATGTACCAATTTATATGCAGTTTTCTTTGGATGTTATCGCTAAATAG
- a CDS encoding CDGSH iron-sulfur domain-containing protein, with protein MSKTKLTINNNGSVKIEGDFEIVDRNGDVYGLQGRTVLSICRCGLSKNKPFCDGSHSGNFEHEAIAFELPPKKV; from the coding sequence ATGTCAAAAACAAAACTTACAATTAATAATAACGGTTCAGTGAAGATTGAAGGCGATTTCGAAATCGTTGACAGGAATGGTGATGTTTATGGATTACAGGGAAGAACTGTGTTATCTATATGTCGTTGCGGTCTTTCTAAAAATAAGCCGTTTTGCGACGGTTCACACAGTGGAAATTTTGAACACGAAGCTATAGCATTTGAACTTCCTCCTAAAAAGGTTTAA
- a CDS encoding FMN-binding negative transcriptional regulator, whose translation MISLENFTVTDQDQVLDFMNKNPFITLIGFDGTFPVATQVPVQVVVKDDQILLIGHVMNKTDHANAYTNHPNVLALFNGPHTYISASVYEQPAAVSTWNYMTVHAKGIFKTMNDDETYEALKNLTNQYENPSSSAAAFHKIGEAEVKKLIKGITGFQIVVTDLKHVFKLSQNKSKTNQNAIIKDLNHRDDPMAKDVADQMTKFC comes from the coding sequence ATGATCTCTTTAGAAAATTTTACCGTGACCGACCAGGACCAGGTTCTGGATTTTATGAACAAAAACCCCTTTATTACTTTAATTGGTTTTGACGGAACATTCCCGGTAGCAACCCAGGTACCGGTACAAGTTGTTGTAAAAGATGATCAGATTTTGTTGATTGGTCATGTAATGAATAAAACCGATCATGCCAATGCTTACACAAATCACCCTAATGTTTTAGCACTCTTTAATGGCCCGCATACTTATATCAGCGCATCCGTATATGAGCAACCGGCCGCCGTGTCGACCTGGAATTATATGACCGTTCATGCAAAGGGGATTTTTAAGACGATGAATGATGATGAGACTTATGAAGCCTTAAAGAACCTGACCAACCAGTACGAAAACCCATCATCAAGTGCAGCTGCCTTCCATAAAATAGGAGAAGCAGAAGTAAAAAAACTAATAAAGGGCATTACCGGATTCCAAATTGTGGTTACAGACCTGAAACACGTATTTAAACTTAGCCAAAATAAAAGTAAAACCAATCAGAATGCCATCATAAAGGACTTAAATCATAGGGATGATCCTATGGCTAAAGATGTGGCGGATCAAATGACAAAATTCTGCTAA
- a CDS encoding PAS domain S-box protein yields the protein MSLLEGNLGYGQSNSKDELINVLSAYRRAVDNSVISSITDIKGNIIYVNQKFCEVSKYNAHELVGKNHNVINSGHHTKQFFKNMWKTIAQGEVWYGEIKNLAKDKSPYWVDSVIVPIKNNMGKPFQYLSLRTLISDRKANEERERDQNVKHMEEMLFKISHQMRQPVVQILGLSQLLDENRAENDDLKTIISYLKISALSLDQYIRELSVFVNKIKE from the coding sequence ATGAGTTTACTTGAAGGGAATTTGGGATATGGGCAGTCAAATTCAAAAGATGAATTAATTAATGTTTTGTCTGCTTATCGGCGTGCTGTAGACAATAGTGTAATATCATCCATCACTGATATTAAGGGGAATATCATCTACGTTAACCAAAAATTCTGCGAAGTTTCTAAATACAATGCACATGAGTTGGTTGGTAAAAATCATAACGTCATCAATTCAGGCCACCACACTAAACAATTCTTCAAAAATATGTGGAAGACCATTGCTCAAGGTGAGGTATGGTACGGTGAAATAAAAAACCTGGCTAAAGACAAAAGCCCATATTGGGTAGACAGTGTGATTGTACCCATTAAAAATAACATGGGCAAGCCCTTTCAATACCTTTCATTAAGGACACTCATTTCTGATAGAAAGGCCAACGAAGAAAGAGAGCGTGACCAAAATGTTAAACATATGGAAGAAATGCTTTTCAAAATTTCTCATCAAATGAGACAACCTGTAGTACAAATCCTTGGACTATCTCAGTTGCTAGATGAAAATAGAGCTGAAAACGATGACCTCAAAACCATAATTTCTTATTTAAAAATTTCAGCACTTTCACTAGATCAGTACATCAGAGAGCTGTCCGTATTTGTAAATAAGATTAAAGAATAA
- a CDS encoding MFS transporter, with the protein MDNTKTLKKQHQGISTLLAFTLLPLSGFATDIYIPSLPTMASTMGISSLQVQLTLSLFLISYGISQLFIGSVLDSFGRYRLSLISLVIFAAACIIIANTHNIYLIYLMRIIHGFTVGTIIVAKRAYFVDIFTGDKLKHYLSLFSIIWSTGPIVAPFIGGYLQTAFGWESNFYFLAILATVLAILELIYSGESLTHFSEFSLKKITGIYVTMIKTASFSLGIVMLGLAYSMVMIYNMTGPFIIEHHLNLSPVVAGYSSLVLGFAWMVGGFIGKATINRPFFKKMTTNLLLQGTFVLTMIVTIQFISSLYSLVLFAFLIHVTAGYIFNNYFTFCLGQFPKNAGIASGLTGGITYVIVSFLSYGIISVLPAKDEHHLSASYLIITILSALTMATIFKMAHKRAALST; encoded by the coding sequence TTGGACAATACAAAAACACTAAAAAAACAGCATCAGGGTATTTCTACATTACTAGCATTTACCCTACTACCACTATCTGGCTTTGCGACAGATATATATATCCCCTCATTACCCACCATGGCATCCACCATGGGCATTAGCAGTTTACAAGTACAACTTACTTTAAGCTTATTTTTAATCAGCTATGGCATTTCTCAGCTCTTCATAGGTAGTGTATTAGATAGCTTTGGCAGGTATAGGCTAAGTCTTATTTCCTTAGTCATTTTTGCAGCAGCATGTATTATCATTGCCAATACTCACAACATTTACCTCATTTACCTGATGCGAATCATACACGGTTTTACTGTAGGTACCATTATCGTAGCCAAACGTGCTTATTTTGTGGATATTTTTACGGGAGATAAACTGAAGCATTACCTAAGTCTCTTTTCCATTATATGGTCTACCGGTCCAATCGTTGCGCCATTTATTGGTGGGTACTTACAAACCGCATTTGGTTGGGAATCCAACTTTTATTTTCTGGCGATACTTGCTACTGTACTCGCTATTTTAGAACTGATTTACAGTGGTGAAAGTCTCACGCATTTTTCTGAATTCTCTTTAAAAAAGATTACCGGCATATATGTTACCATGATAAAGACAGCAAGCTTTAGCCTTGGTATTGTTATGCTTGGCTTGGCCTATAGCATGGTGATGATCTATAACATGACAGGACCATTTATCATAGAACACCATTTAAACCTTAGTCCTGTAGTTGCTGGTTACAGCTCCCTCGTGTTGGGATTTGCCTGGATGGTTGGTGGCTTTATTGGTAAAGCAACCATAAACAGACCTTTCTTTAAAAAGATGACAACAAATCTCCTGTTACAAGGGACCTTTGTTTTAACCATGATAGTTACAATACAATTTATTTCCAGTCTGTATAGCCTGGTGTTATTTGCCTTTTTGATCCATGTCACAGCCGGTTATATATTCAACAACTATTTTACGTTTTGCCTTGGGCAGTTCCCAAAAAATGCTGGAATTGCAAGTGGCTTAACCGGAGGTATTACCTATGTAATCGTATCTTTTTTAAGCTACGGAATCATTTCGGTTTTACCCGCTAAAGACGAGCATCACCTAAGTGCAAGCTATTTAATTATCACCATTTTATCTGCCCTAACTATGGCTACGATTTTTAAAATGGCACATAAAAGAGCAGCGCTTAGTACTTAA
- a CDS encoding N-acetyltransferase codes for MMIREALPSDANKIAKLIIQAMDDLAAKFIGATDPYEAIPLFERFAGLPGNQYSYENILLYVEEGEICGMISAYDGADLEMLRAPFLAYIEQTYGLKHVLEAETQAGEYYLDCISVAPGKQGKGIGKELIKAMLDYAVAHHHIIGLLVSKENPKAEKLYANLGFKVIRERDFMGGQYFHMQIIR; via the coding sequence ATGATGATTCGAGAAGCACTTCCTTCTGATGCAAATAAAATAGCTAAACTAATTATTCAGGCAATGGATGATCTCGCTGCGAAATTTATTGGCGCTACTGATCCTTATGAGGCTATTCCTTTATTTGAAAGGTTTGCAGGATTACCAGGTAATCAGTATAGCTACGAAAATATATTACTGTATGTGGAAGAAGGAGAAATATGTGGAATGATCAGTGCTTATGATGGTGCTGATCTGGAAATGTTAAGAGCTCCCTTTTTAGCTTACATTGAGCAAACTTATGGTCTAAAACATGTTTTGGAAGCGGAGACACAGGCCGGGGAATATTATCTTGACTGTATTAGTGTTGCTCCTGGTAAACAGGGCAAGGGGATTGGTAAAGAATTAATTAAGGCTATGTTAGATTATGCTGTAGCACATCATCATATTATTGGCCTGTTGGTAAGTAAAGAGAATCCAAAGGCGGAGAAATTGTACGCAAATTTAGGCTTTAAGGTAATAAGGGAAAGAGATTTTATGGGTGGTCAGTATTTTCACATGCAAATAATCAGATAA
- a CDS encoding NADP-dependent oxidoreductase, which translates to MKAVQIYKFGGVDELKYEDAPKPEIKSDEVLIKVYATSINPVDWKVREGHMPGSDKRTFPIILGWDVSGIIEMAGSDVKDFKKGDAVYARPNVSRNGTYAEFVAVNPAEIALKPKTIDHIHAAAVPLAGITAWQGLFDHGKLEAGQKVLIHAAAGGVGTYAVQLAKWKGAHVIGTASEQNLDFLKKLGADEVIDYKKEAFESKLKDLDLVFDLVGGDTQRKSLEVLKPGGILVSTVGLKDEAAIKAKGMIGAQFMAQSSPDDLTKLANLIDEGKLKPIVAEVLTLPQAAEAQQKSEAGHTRGKIVLKVAL; encoded by the coding sequence ATGAAAGCAGTTCAAATCTATAAATTCGGTGGTGTCGACGAATTAAAATATGAGGATGCACCGAAACCTGAGATCAAGTCGGATGAAGTATTAATCAAGGTATATGCCACAAGCATCAACCCTGTGGATTGGAAAGTGAGAGAAGGACATATGCCCGGCTCTGATAAAAGAACATTCCCTATTATTCTAGGTTGGGACGTATCGGGGATCATTGAAATGGCAGGATCTGATGTAAAAGATTTTAAGAAAGGAGATGCGGTATATGCCCGTCCAAATGTGTCAAGAAATGGCACTTACGCTGAATTCGTCGCTGTTAACCCTGCTGAGATTGCATTAAAGCCCAAAACAATCGATCATATTCATGCCGCAGCTGTTCCACTGGCAGGTATAACCGCCTGGCAAGGTTTGTTTGATCATGGAAAGCTTGAAGCCGGACAAAAAGTACTGATCCATGCTGCCGCAGGTGGCGTTGGTACTTATGCTGTACAATTGGCAAAATGGAAGGGCGCCCATGTGATAGGTACTGCATCCGAACAGAATCTGGATTTTTTGAAAAAACTAGGAGCCGATGAGGTTATTGACTATAAAAAAGAAGCCTTTGAGAGCAAATTAAAAGATCTGGACCTTGTGTTTGATCTTGTTGGTGGTGATACACAGAGGAAATCTCTGGAAGTATTGAAACCTGGAGGAATTTTGGTAAGCACTGTTGGATTAAAAGATGAAGCCGCAATTAAAGCAAAAGGCATGATTGGGGCCCAATTTATGGCACAATCTAGTCCCGATGATTTAACAAAATTAGCAAATCTAATAGATGAAGGAAAACTTAAGCCAATTGTAGCAGAGGTATTAACCCTACCGCAGGCAGCAGAAGCACAACAAAAAAGTGAAGCCGGTCATACCCGAGGTAAAATAGTATTAAAAGTGGCGCTATAA
- a CDS encoding GNAT family N-acetyltransferase yields the protein MMEVFAETDRIILRELVLEDAPYMFIMDADPEVHRYLGKKPIQTIREATDMILFIRKQYKDFGIGRWAIVDKVTNTFIGWSGLKFHPDTINSHTDFYEVGYRLSREFWGHGYGTESALASVKYAFEQLDLPAVYAMADCENQASRKVLLKVGLKITGQFTYDGEAHHWFELKKTDWKK from the coding sequence ATGATGGAAGTATTTGCTGAAACAGATAGAATTATATTAAGGGAACTTGTACTAGAGGATGCTCCATATATGTTTATAATGGATGCAGATCCGGAAGTACACAGGTATTTGGGCAAGAAACCGATTCAGACAATTAGAGAAGCAACTGATATGATATTATTTATCAGGAAGCAATACAAGGATTTCGGAATAGGTAGGTGGGCAATTGTTGATAAAGTCACGAATACCTTTATTGGCTGGAGTGGTTTAAAGTTTCATCCTGATACCATAAACAGCCATACTGATTTTTATGAGGTAGGATACAGGTTATCTCGTGAATTTTGGGGACATGGGTATGGTACGGAATCTGCGCTAGCATCTGTTAAATATGCATTTGAGCAACTTGACCTTCCGGCAGTGTATGCAATGGCTGATTGTGAGAATCAGGCATCGAGAAAGGTGCTGTTAAAGGTTGGATTGAAAATTACCGGGCAATTTACTTATGATGGGGAGGCGCATCACTGGTTTGAACTTAAAAAAACTGACTGGAAAAAGTAG
- a CDS encoding Dabb family protein, protein MIAHHVLFWLKADTSEDQKKAFRKGLESLEKIEVIKTLHIGTPAPIERAVVDTTYTFSLVLFFDDLVGHDVYQVHEVHKAFLDEFRVLFEKVIIYDAQ, encoded by the coding sequence ATGATAGCTCATCACGTATTATTCTGGCTAAAGGCCGACACATCTGAAGATCAAAAAAAAGCGTTTCGTAAAGGTTTAGAATCGCTGGAGAAAATTGAAGTCATCAAAACCCTTCATATTGGTACACCTGCACCGATAGAACGTGCTGTTGTAGACACAACTTATACTTTTTCATTGGTTTTGTTTTTTGACGATCTGGTTGGACATGATGTTTACCAGGTGCATGAAGTTCATAAAGCATTTTTAGACGAGTTTAGAGTGCTTTTTGAAAAAGTGATCATTTACGATGCACAATAG
- a CDS encoding (deoxy)nucleoside triphosphate pyrophosphohydrolase: MATYIDVTCAIIENKLGQVLVTQRSAQMKLPLKMEFPGGKVEPDESPEESLIREIKEELNLDIEIVFGMAANRHSYPDFSINLIPFICRIKGGVIVLSEHTAFDWVGVDKLMSLDWAEADIPIVSNYIRKKKENDSSSRIILAKGRHI; this comes from the coding sequence ATGGCAACTTATATTGATGTTACTTGTGCAATTATAGAGAACAAACTTGGTCAAGTCCTGGTTACTCAACGCAGTGCGCAGATGAAGCTTCCATTAAAAATGGAGTTTCCTGGAGGTAAAGTTGAACCGGATGAAAGTCCTGAAGAAAGCTTAATCAGAGAAATTAAGGAAGAGTTAAACCTGGATATTGAAATCGTATTTGGGATGGCCGCAAACCGGCATAGTTATCCTGATTTCTCGATTAATTTGATTCCCTTTATATGCCGGATAAAAGGTGGTGTAATCGTTTTAAGTGAACATACGGCATTTGATTGGGTAGGGGTAGATAAATTGATGAGCTTAGATTGGGCTGAAGCAGATATTCCGATTGTAAGTAATTATATTCGCAAAAAAAAAGAAAATGATAGCTCATCACGTATTATTCTGGCTAAAGGCCGACACATCTGA
- a CDS encoding alpha/beta fold hydrolase — MKFKTILLLLILCNLVQANAQTNQYPIHVLQPKNNNKPILVFLTGDGGWNNFSIQLADEFGKNGYPVISLDTRKYFWQQKTPTGFGADMNTIISNYLKQWNKDSFYIVGYSFGAEVAAFLPAHLSASIAEKIKSLALLSPGYSNSFEVRFINMLNSKYTNKDKYKVYPELLKIKVPVFCIYGDDEKTDISQELKEINNIRKITIPGSHHYDDDVKAVAASVIKCLVN; from the coding sequence ATGAAATTTAAAACAATCCTTTTATTATTAATTCTTTGCAATCTTGTTCAGGCAAATGCCCAAACAAATCAATATCCTATTCATGTTTTACAGCCTAAAAACAACAATAAACCTATTCTGGTATTTTTAACAGGCGATGGTGGCTGGAATAACTTCTCTATACAATTGGCCGATGAATTTGGTAAAAATGGTTACCCCGTAATTTCACTCGATACCAGAAAGTACTTTTGGCAACAAAAAACACCTACAGGCTTTGGTGCAGATATGAATACAATTATTAGCAATTACCTTAAGCAATGGAATAAAGACAGCTTCTATATTGTAGGCTATTCTTTTGGGGCTGAGGTAGCCGCATTTCTACCTGCGCACCTATCTGCTTCAATTGCAGAAAAGATCAAAAGCCTAGCCTTACTCTCGCCCGGCTATTCAAACAGCTTTGAAGTTAGATTTATCAATATGTTAAACTCAAAATACACCAATAAAGATAAGTACAAAGTATACCCCGAACTTTTAAAAATAAAAGTACCAGTATTTTGTATTTATGGAGATGATGAAAAAACCGATATCAGTCAGGAATTAAAAGAAATCAATAACATTCGTAAAATAACCATTCCAGGCTCTCATCATTATGATGACGATGTGAAGGCTGTTGCTGCCAGTGTAATAAAATGCCTGGTAAACTAG